The genomic region CAGCGCCCATGTCCTCACAGGTAGCGGCGCTGGGGACGACGGGGGGAAATACGATGGCGACGACGGCGTGGTCGTACGTGGAGTACATGGCGCGGTGGGAGCGCCAGGTGGAGCGGCGGCAGCTGTTCCTCCGGAGCTACCACTTCTCCCGCGACGCCGAGGTCACGCCGCGCGGGCGCGCGCGCCGCGTCGTCTGGGCCGGGGCGCGACGCCTGCGCCGGGCCGCCGCCAAGGGGCTCCGACGCCTCCGGGCGCGCATCcgcctctgcttcggctgggccgcGCCTGCGCTCCGCCGGCGCTCCTCCCCACGCCGGGCCGGCCACGGGTTCCGCTACGGCCGCATCCCCCGGGCCACGAAGGCCCCCAACGCGGCGTCCGTCTGCTTTTGGTAGCCAGGTCGCGTGGAGCTAGAATAGGGGGGGAAAATTCCAACGCGCACATGTTATCTTCTACTACTAGTATGTCCGACATTGGGACGTTGTAAAAATCACCGATGATAGGAATG from Triticum aestivum cultivar Chinese Spring chromosome 4A, IWGSC CS RefSeq v2.1, whole genome shotgun sequence harbors:
- the LOC123082829 gene encoding uncharacterized protein, which produces MSSQVAALGTTGGNTMATTAWSYVEYMARWERQVERRQLFLRSYHFSRDAEVTPRGRARRVVWAGARRLRRAAAKGLRRLRARIRLCFGWAAPALRRRSSPRRAGHGFRYGRIPRATKAPNAASVCFW